Part of the Geobacter pickeringii genome, AAGTGCGGGGCCGGTCTCGTGATCATCGAAAAGGAACTCACCGGCGAACTGCTGGCGCGGACGATCCGGGAACTGATGGACGACCCGGCGAAGCTGCGGGCCATGGGGGACGCGGCCAAGGGGCTGGCGCGGCTCGCCGCCGCCCAGACCATCGTCGACGAGATGCTGAAGGCAAAGAAACAGTAGGGGCGCGGCAAGCAGCTCCCCTCCACGAAAAGAAGGCGCAATGTACGGAAAGATCGAAAAAATTCACTTCGTAGGCATCGGCGGCATCGGGATGAGCGGCATCGCCGAGGTGCTCCTCAACCTGGGTTACAAGGTGTCGGGCTCCGACCTGAGAAAATCCGATACCACCGACCGCCTCGCCGCCCTCGGCGGGGAGATCTACTACGGCCACGCCCGTGAGAACCTCACCGTCGTCGATGTGGTGGTCACCTCCACGGCGGTCCACGACGACAACCCCGAGGTGGTGGAGGCCAAACGGCGCATGATCCCGGTGATCCCTCGGGCCGAGATGCTGGCGGAACTGATGCGGATGAAGTACGGGATCGCCATCGCCGGCACCCACGGCAAGACCACCACCACCTCCATGGTGGCGACGGTCCTGACCCACGGCGGGATCGATCCGACCATCGTCATCGGCGGCAAGCTCAATACCCTCGGCACCAACGCCAAGCTCGGCCAGGGGAAGTTCCTCGTGGCGGAGGCGGACGAATCGGACGGCTCGTTCCTGAAGCTCTCGCCGACCATCGCCGTGGTGACCAACATCGATGCCGATCACCTCGATTTCTATACCGGCGGCATCGACCAGATCAAGACGACCTTCGTCGACTTCATCAACAAGATCCCGTTCTACGGTCTGGCAGTGCTCTGCCTGGAGGACCGCAACGTCGCCGACATCCTTCCCCGGGTGAAGAAGCGCTTCGTCACCTACGGCCTCTCCTCCCAGGCCGACATCCGGGCGACCCATATCCGCCTCGAAGGGGGAACCACTTCCTTCGTCGCCCATTACAA contains:
- the murC gene encoding UDP-N-acetylmuramate--L-alanine ligase, which codes for MYGKIEKIHFVGIGGIGMSGIAEVLLNLGYKVSGSDLRKSDTTDRLAALGGEIYYGHARENLTVVDVVVTSTAVHDDNPEVVEAKRRMIPVIPRAEMLAELMRMKYGIAIAGTHGKTTTTSMVATVLTHGGIDPTIVIGGKLNTLGTNAKLGQGKFLVAEADESDGSFLKLSPTIAVVTNIDADHLDFYTGGIDQIKTTFVDFINKIPFYGLAVLCLEDRNVADILPRVKKRFVTYGLSSQADIRATHIRLEGGTTSFVAHYKGYRMGEVTFAMPGAHNVLNALACIAVAMELDVPFTQIQEGFATFGGVGRRFQIKGEVNGITVVDDYGHHPAEIRATLAAGKSGWPERRLVVAFQPHRFSRTRELFDEFVKCFYDADVLVLTDIYAAGEAPIEGVSAERLAEEIRRHGQRDVTYVADREELPDHLAKIMKPGDIVLTLGAGNIWQAGEALLPKLKDAL